A window from Vanessa cardui chromosome 21, ilVanCard2.1, whole genome shotgun sequence encodes these proteins:
- the LOC124538693 gene encoding activating signal cointegrator 1 complex subunit 3, producing the protein MLELPRITRALRAHTQLDKPRQLKPTADLPKLVVKLPKNQQRFKSFTDIYNYIKQNEPSCDVIINLLDQLKEACKALAVDASNDMIEDATVFALRMFLDQDMVMLKHLSQLRQMFGNVLSSSANKICEIVTNISNNILEETKEYIRTESCEIKNAKLWGENIQCHYIPYKPTKKPLAKLTKKPATACAFVTDFSMKYNNKVISKDISVPASAPKSVSKFGKGWLETKVSELYDGSMGISSADILQSIITFLNSPRSNDEIQNDLFELLGFDKFEFIEEILQHRKEITDSLREPPPQPTIAEIASLLPENKMPQYLCQVSVLSEQEKMLAKLVRKEEKKAKNAKKIEEDEEEPDINIAQLRAKRIAELNKPVVPFSTSRKSNIDPILQKISYFQTKVQYPNVYDSSINAKNSAGFVSGLKLILPENAVRTDNKEYEQIVIPKSEPAPLEVGNKRVPISDLDEIGQMAFENIKELNRIQSVVFNTAYNTNENLLICAPTGAGKTNIALLTVVHQIKQYIENDVIMKNKFKIIYIAPMKALASEMTASFGRRLKGLGIAVRELTGDMKLTKTEVQQTQMIVTTPEKWDVVTRKGATDTELASIVKLLIIDEVHLLHGDRGPIVEAIVARTLRQVESSQNMIRIVGLSATLPNYLDVARFLRVNPNIGLFFFDSRFRPVPLEQTFIGVKETGSGGGAHLRQMQAMNEICYDKAVDMVQKGHQVMVFVHARNATHQTAMVLKELAQKKGHLKHFEPEDSGGFLKAKKSIGSSPNKQLSELFSFGFACHHAGMLRSDRNMVEKYFADGYIKVLVCTSTLAWGVNLPAHAVIIRGTEIYDQSHGTFVDLSILDVLQIFGRAGRPQFDSSGSGIIITTHDKLTHYLKSMTNQFPIESNFINLLADNLNAEVALGTVTNIDEAVEWLSYTYLFVRMRINPQVYGLTYSDVQEEPMLETKRRELITNAAMQLDRTHMLRYNERTGDLNVTDLGRTASHYYITCETMEVFNSMVRKSMTQGYVLEMLTRCSDFQQLKVRKEELTELWNLKDQFCELRIEDAPEDIHWKINILLQTYLSRGRINGSSLQSDLNYISQNAVRIVRALFEITLRKNNAYMAGLYLKMAKMMELQIWDFYSDMRQFNCFPNEVLKHIEYPMLKPDQIRDMDWKELGDLIRNPKTARQLKKCAEEFPLLEMEASLHPITRTVLRIRLTITPNFKWNDKYHGKAPEAFWIWVEDPDSDIMYYHEYFLITKKQVITKEPQELVITIPISEPLPPQYYIRATSERWVGSESVLPLTFQHLILPETHPPHTDLLELQPLPVTALNNPSYELLYNFSHFNPIQTQIFHCLYHTDNNVLLGAPTGSGKTIVAEVAMFRVFNQYPGCKVVYIAPLKALVKERIKDWKVRLEEKLGKKVVELTGDVSPDIRAIRNSHVIVTTPEKWDGISRSWQTRNYVRDVALIVIDEIHLLGEDRGPVLEVIVSRTNFIESHTSRRLRIIGLSTALANAKDLANWLNIGEMGLYNFRPSVRPVPLEVHISGHPGRHYCPRMMSMNKPTFHAVRAHSPHAPALVFVSSRRQTRLTALDLIAYLAAEDNPKQWLHMQEAEMEQILSNIRESNLKLTLAFGIGIHHAGLHEKDRTTVEELFINQKIQVLICTATLAWGVNFPAHLVVIKGTEYFDGKQKRYVDMPITDVLQMMGRAGRPQYDNEGVAVVLVHDQKKNFYKKFLYEPFPVESSLLEVLADHLNAEIVAGTVQSKQDILDYLTWTYFFRRLLKNPSYYNLESLEPQDINYYLSNLVQTSLDALVNANCVEIEEDQRTVHSTWMGRIASYYYLSHKTMAHFNMNLQSNLTLDNLLRILSDAEEYATLPVRHNEDILNGELAQQCRLPVDSLSLDSSNVKAFLLLQAHLTRLTLPNTDYLTDTKSVLDQTIRIIQAMIDTSAENGWLAVCLSCQILMQCIVQARWPSDSPLTTLPHIESQHLYIFSHMERDSKKPCTMLNGLKVACMRNYELLAKYMRREFEEVEIEQVHRAICDLPSLNITIHVRGLWFDADHEQDKKLKQPPAKDQWTPLHADQEYTLVIDMNRRGGNANNVLCPRFPRGKNEGWFLTLGAVDSGELQALKRVAAKGTTHLTFYTPPNTGRIIYTVYIMSDSYLGLDQQYDLQFEVIDPLPAETVEKVYDTIDKVIME; encoded by the exons atgttggAATTACCGAGAATTACTAGAGCCCTGAGAGCTCATACTCAACTTGACAAGCCACGCCAGCTCAAACCTACTGCAGATTTACCTAAACTAGTAGTAAAACTACCAAAAAATCAACAAAG ATTCAAATCTTTCACTGATATATACAACTATATAAAGCAGAATGAACCATCTTGTGATGTAATTATTAATCTACTTGATCAGCTTAAAGAAGCTTGTAAGGCACTGGCTGTGGATGCATCAAATGATATGATAGAAGATGCTACAGTATTTGCTCTGAGAATGTTCCTTGACCAGGATATGGTAATGCTAAAGCACTTGTCGCAACTACGTCAAATGTTTGGTAATGTTCTATCGTCAAGTGCTAATAAAATATGTGAG AtagttacaaatatatcaaacaATATACTAGAGGAAACAAAAGAATACATTAGGACAGAGAGTTGTGAAATAAAGAATGCTAAGCTCTGGGGTGAGAATATTCAATGTCACTATATTCCATACAAGCCAACTAAAAAACCGCTGGCCAAGCTCACCAAGAAACCGGCAACGGCTTGTGCTTTCGTAACAgatttttctatgaaatataataacaaagttATTAGCAAAGATATCAGTGTACCTGCGAGTGCTCCTAAATCTGTTTCTAAA tTTGGCAAAGGATGGTTAGAAACTAAGGTAAGTGAACTCTACGATGGATCAATGGGCATATCAAGTGCAGATATCCTTCAGTCAATTATAACATTTCTTAATTCTCCAAGAAGTAATGATGAGATACAAAATGATCTATTTGAGCTGTTGGGTTTCGACAAGTTTGAATTTATTGAAGAAATATTACAACATCGGAAAGAGATTACCGACAGTCTTAGAGAACCGCCCCCCCAACCAACTATTGCTGAAA TTGCTTCACTTCTGCCAGAGAACAAAATGCCACAGTATTTGTGCCAAGTTTCCGTACTCTCTGAACAGGAGAAAATGTTAGCAAAACTCGTCAGAAAAGAAGAGAAGAAAGCTAAAAATGCCAAGAaaattgaagaagatgaagaagAACCGGATATAAATATAGCACAATTACGGGCGAAGCG AATAGCAGAATTGAACAAACCTGTTGTACCATTTTCTACATCAAGAAAAAGCAATATCGATCCCATACTACAAAAGATATCGTACTTCCAAACTAAAGTGCAGTATCCAAATGTATATGATTCTTCTATAAATGCGAAGAATTCTGCAG GTTTTGTCTCTGGTTTGAAGTTAATATTACCAGAAAATGCTGTGAGAACAGATAATAAAGAATACGAACAAATTGTTATACCGAAAAGTGAACCGGCGCCCTTAGAGGTCGGGAACAAACGCGTGCCAATATCGGACTTGGACGAG ATAGGTCAAATGGCGTTTGAAAACATCAAAGAGCTGAACCGAATACAGTCCGTGGTATTCAACACAGCCTACAACACTAATGAGAATCTGCTGATTTGTGCTCCCACGGGCGCGGGTAAAACTAATATCGCGCTACTGACTGTAGTACATCAAATAAAACAGTATATTGAAAATGACGTCATCatgaaaaataagtttaag ATCATCTACATAGCACCCATGAAAGCCCTGGCCTCCGAAATGACAGCCAGCTTCGGTAGACGCCTCAAAGGTCTCGGCATAGCGGTGCGAGAGTTGACCGGTGACATGAAGTTGACAAAGACCGAAGTCCAACAGACGCAGATGATTGTGACGACGCCCGAGAAATGGGACGTCGTCACTCGGAAAGGAGCCA CTGATACGGAATTAGCGTCCATAGTAAAACTCCTAATCATAGATGAAGTGCATTTACTGCACGGGGACAGAGGACCGATAGTGGAGGCGATAGTCGCTAGAACATTGCGTCAAGTCGAATCCTCCCAGAATATGATCCGTATAGTGGGTCTGTCCGCTACCTTACCGAATTACCTCGACGTTGCCAG atttttacgCGTGAATCCGAATATTGGCCTATTCTTCTTCGACTCGCGGTTCCGGCCGGTGCCTCTCGAGCAAACGTTCATCGGCGTGAAGGAGACCGGCAGCGGAGGTGGTGCGCATTTGAGACAG ATGCAAGCCATGAATGAAATATGTTACGACAAAGCAGTGGATATGGTACAGAAAGGACACCAAGTGATGGTGTTTGTTCACGCCCGAAACGCGACCCACCAGACTGCAATGGTGCTCAAAGAATTGGCGCAAAAGAAAGGTCACTTGAAGCATTTCGAACCGGAAGACTCGGGTGGCTTCCTCAAAGCTAAGAAATCGATCGGAAGCAGTCCCAATAAGCAACTGAGCGAGTTGTTTTCTTTCGGATTTGCTTGTCATCACGCCGGGATGCTCCGAAGCGACAG AAATATGGtcgaaaaatattttgctgacGGTTACATTAAAGTTCTCGTGTGTACATCCACACTTGCTTGGGGAGTCAACTTACCAGCGCATGCCGTTATAATCAGG GGCACGGAGATATACGACCAGAGCCACGGCACGTTCGTGGACCTCAGCATCTTGGATGTGCTGCAGATCTTCGGTCGCGCGGGGCGGCCGCAGTTCGACTCGTCAGGCTCCGGCATTATCATCACGACGCACGACAAGCTCACGCACTACCTCAAGTCCATGACCAACCAGTTCCCCATCGAGAGCAATTTCATCAACTTGCTGGCTGATAACTTGAATGCTGAG GTTGCTTTGGGAACTGTTACCAATATAGATGAGGCAGTGGAATGGTTGAGTTACACCTACCTCTTCGTCAGGATGAGAATAAATCCACAA GTATACGGGCTGACGTACAGCGACGTACAAGAGGAGCCTATGCTGGAGACAAAGCGTCGTGAGTTGATAACCAACGCCGCCATGCAACTCGACCGCACGCACATGCTGCGCTACAACGAGCGCACCGGAGACCTCAACGTCACCG ATCTCGGTCGAACTGCCAGTCATTACTACATAACCTGCGAGACGATGGAAGTCTTCAACTCCATGGTCCGAAAGTCGATGACACAGGGATACGTACTCGAAATGCTGACGAGGTGTTCTGACTTCCAACAACTGAAG GTTCGTAAAGAAGAATTAACAGAGTTATGGAATCTCAAAGACCAGTTCTGTGAGTTGAGGATAGAAGACGCACCAGAGGACATACATTGGAAGATCAATATATTGCTCCAAACTTACTTGTCACGAGGACGAATTAATGGTTCCTCGTTGCAATCGGACTTGAATTATATCAGTCAA aaTGCAGTTCGAATAGTCCGcgcattatttgaaataacgtTGCGTAAGAACAACGCGTACATGGCGGGCCTTTACCTAAAAATGGCGAAAATGATGGAACTACAAATATGGGACTTCTACAGCGATATGAGACAGTTCAACTGTTTCCCTAACGAGGTGTTAAAACATATCGAGTACCCTATGCTGAAGCCAGACCAGATACGGGATATGGACTGGAAAGAATTGG GAGATCTTATTCGCAATCCAAAAACAGCGAGACAGTTGAAAAAATGCGCCGAAGAATTCCCTTTGTTGGAGATGGAAGCCAGCCTGCACCCCATCACGAGGACTGTGCTGCGAATTCGACTGACTATCACACCCAATTTCAA ATGGAATGACAAATATCACGGGAAAGCTCCAGAGGCGTTTTGGATTTGGGTAGAAGATCCTGATTCAGATATCATGTATTATCATGAATACTTTCTCATTACTAAGAAACAG GTGATAACGAAAGAACCTCAGGAGTTGGTGATAACCATACCAATATCAGAACCTTTACCTCCTCAGTACTACATAAGGGCGACATCAGAAAG atGGGTAGGATCGGAAAGTGTACTGCCTCTTACATTCCAACATCTCATATTGCCGGAAACACATCCCCCTCATAcag ATTTACTAGAACTCCAGCCGCTCCCAGTCACCGCACTAAATAATCCATCGTACGAATTGCTGTACAACTTCAGTCATTTCAATCCGATACAGACGCAAATATTCCACTGCCTGTATCACACGGACAACAACGTGCTATTGGGGGCTCCCACAGGTTCGGGGAAGACCATCGTCGCTGAAGTCGCCATGTTCAGAGTCTTCAATCAGTATCCAGGCTGTAAG GTAGTGTACATAGCACCTCTAAAAGCTCTCGTAAAGGAACGTATCAAAGATTGGAAAGTACGGTTAGAAGAAAAACTCGGCAAGAAAGTTGTTGAGTTGACAG GTGATGTATCTCCCGACATACGAGCCATACGAAACTCTCACGTAATCGTCACGACTCCAGAGAAATGGGACGGCATCAGTCGCTCGTGGCAGACGCGGAACTACGTGAGGGACGTCGCTCTCATTGTAATCGACGAGATACACTTACTGGGGGAGGACAGAGGGCCAGTGCTGGAAGTTATTGTGTCcag aacaaatttcatcgaatcgCACACGTCCCGTCGTCTGCGTATCATCGGTCTGTCGACTGCCCTCGCGAACGCCAAGGACCTCGCCAATTGGTTGAACATCGGCGAAATGGGATTGTACAATTTCAGACCATCAGTCCGACCCGTTCCTTTGGAG GTGCACATCTCGGGGCACCCGGGGCGGCACTACTGCCCGCGCATGATGTCCATGAACAAGCCGACGTTCCACGCCGTGCGCGCGCACTCGCCGCACGCGCCCGCGCTCGTCTTCGTGTCCAGTCGCCGCCAGACGAG ATTAACAGCATTGGACTTGATAGCGTATCTAGCTGCTGAAGACAATCCGAAACAGTGGCTGCACATGCAAGAAGCAGAGATGGAGCAAATCCTGTCGAATATTCGAGAGTCGAATCTCAAACTTACCTTAGCGTTCGGTATTGGAATCCATCACGCTGGTCTGCATGAGAAGGATCGTACTACGGTGGAAGAATTGTTCATCAACCAAAAGATTCAG GTTCTAATTTGCACAGCAACACTCGCCTGGGGCGTCAATTTTCCCGCACATTTAGTGGTCATCAAAGGCACAGAATACTTCGACGGGAAGCAGAAGAGATACGTGGATATGCCCATTACGGATGTGCTGCAAATGATGGGAAGAGCTGGTCGACCACAG TACGACAATGAAGGAGTTGCCGTAGTATTAGTTCACGATCAGAAGAAAAACTTCTACAAGAAGTTCCTCTACGAGCCGTTCCCGGTCGAATCCAGCTTACTTGAAGTCTTAGCTGATCATTTGAATGCTGAAATTGTGGCTG gcACGGTTCAAAGTAAACAAGACATTCTAGACTATTTGACTTGGACGTATTTCTTCCGTCGCTTGCTAAAGAACCCGTCGTACTACAACCTCGAGAGTTTGGAACCACAAGACATTAACTACTATTTATCGAACTTAGTGCAAACGTCGCTCGACGCACTCGTTAACGCCAATTGTGTGGAAATTGAAGAg gatCAACGAACAGTCCACTCTACCTGGATGGGTCGTATAGCCTCATACTACTACCTGTCCCACAAAACGATGGCGCACTTCAATATGAACTTACAAAGCAATCTCACTTTGGACAATCTCTTGAGAATTCTGTCCGACGCGGAGGAGTATGCGACGCTACCCGTGCGCCACAACGAAGACATTCTCAATgg CGAATTAGCCCAACAATGTCGCCTGCCTGTAGACTCTCTATCCCTGGACTCGTCCAACGTGAAAGCGTTCCTTCTTCTGCAAGCGCATTTGACGAGACTGACGCTACCCAACACCGACTATCTGACTGACACTAAGTCGGTTTTGGATCAAACTATAAGGATCATTCAG GCCATGATAGATACATCAGCGGAGAACGGCTGGCTTGCTGTATGTTTGTCCTGCCAGATATTAATGCAGTGCATCGTGCAAGCGAGGTGGCCTTCCGACTCCCCGCTGACCACGCTCCCGCACATAGAGTCCCAACATCTATACATATTCTCGCACATGGAAAGGGACTCCAAAAAGCCATGTACGATGTTAAATGGCTTGAAAGTTGCCTGTATGAGGAACTATGAACTGCTAGCCAAGTATATGAGGAGGGAATTTGAAGAGGTTGAAATTGAACAAGTTCATCGG GCAATATGCGATTTACCGTCTCTGAACATAACTATACACGTCCGAGGATTGTGGTTCGACGCAGACCACGAACAAGACAAGAAACTTAAGCAACCACCTGCCAAGGATCAGTGGACACCTTTACACGCTGATCAG
- the LOC124538957 gene encoding vesicle-associated membrane protein 2-like isoform X2: MAAEGGLAPTSDDMPVGGPKTPQQIAAQRRLQQTQAQVDEVVDIMKTNVEKVLERDQKLSELDDRADALQQGASQFEQQAGKLKSKFWLQNLKMMIIAAVIGIIILALIIGL; the protein is encoded by the exons at GGCGGCTGAGGGAGGATTAGCGCCTACCAGCGATGATATGCCAGTGGGTGGACCAAAAACACCACAGCAGATTGCTGCACAGCGTCGTCTACAGCAGACGCAAGCACAAGTCGATGAA GTGGTTGACATAATGAAAACAAACGTGGAGAAGGTATTGGAAAGAGATCAAAAGCTTTCGGAACTCGACGACCGGGCAG atgCGCTGCAGCAAGGTGCGTCACAGTTTGAACAGCAGGCTGGAAAACTTAAGAGCAAATTCTGGTTGCAGAACTTAAAG ATGATGATAATTGCTGCCGTTATCGGAATTATCATTCTAGCTCTTATCATTG GTCTGTAA
- the LOC124538957 gene encoding vesicle-associated membrane protein 2-like isoform X1, whose protein sequence is MAAEGGLAPTSDDMPVGGPKTPQQIAAQRRLQQTQAQVDEVVDIMKTNVEKVLERDQKLSELDDRADALQQGASQFEQQAGKLKSKFWLQNLKMMIIAAVIGIIILALIIANFV, encoded by the exons at GGCGGCTGAGGGAGGATTAGCGCCTACCAGCGATGATATGCCAGTGGGTGGACCAAAAACACCACAGCAGATTGCTGCACAGCGTCGTCTACAGCAGACGCAAGCACAAGTCGATGAA GTGGTTGACATAATGAAAACAAACGTGGAGAAGGTATTGGAAAGAGATCAAAAGCTTTCGGAACTCGACGACCGGGCAG atgCGCTGCAGCAAGGTGCGTCACAGTTTGAACAGCAGGCTGGAAAACTTAAGAGCAAATTCTGGTTGCAGAACTTAAAG ATGATGATAATTGCTGCCGTTATCGGAATTATCATTCTAGCTCTTATCATTG CCAACTTTGTGTGA